One window of Cellulomonas shaoxiangyii genomic DNA carries:
- a CDS encoding glycoside hydrolase family 64 protein, with protein MGALAVMGAAAPAAAVGPDRLPITVANQSGRAEQVYVHVLGTNLATGRLGWVDAGGTFRQWPAGSNPPSPAPDSAIAGPSNGGAVTVQVPRGFSGRIYFSFGQRLPFSLTPDGLVQPAPWAGGDPTRDILFDWSELTYNDDGLWLNSSQVDMFAVPHSVSVTGASGQTRTTGRLVANGRQQIIDALRADPAWARSVVTRADGTVLRVLAPGKAASAGLLSATYLDGYIASAWNAYTSRTLTVQPFGDRPEVRYTGRTSGTTMRFTDTSGREVAAFQRPSSSDVWGCDGALHAPNDQVVGPIARTLCAALFRGTLGTSTTEPVLDAAQFYRSTPPNVYGRVVHEAMVDKRAYAFAFDDVGAFESLVHDRDPRSARVDLTPFTGGTTTDPGTPTTPTGQALVSRWNGKCLDVPGGTFTAGSRVQMWECNGTAAQRWRAVGGALRVGPDQCLDAAWGGTTNGTPVQIATCSGNAAQQWLLTAAGDLRNPQSNRCLDIADWNGADGARLHLWDCAGTANQRWTRA; from the coding sequence GTGGGAGCACTCGCAGTCATGGGGGCGGCCGCGCCGGCGGCCGCGGTCGGGCCGGACCGGCTGCCGATCACGGTCGCCAACCAGTCGGGACGGGCCGAGCAGGTGTACGTGCACGTGCTCGGCACCAACCTGGCGACGGGCCGGCTCGGCTGGGTGGACGCGGGCGGGACCTTCCGGCAGTGGCCGGCCGGGTCCAACCCGCCGTCGCCCGCACCGGACAGCGCGATCGCCGGGCCGTCGAACGGCGGCGCGGTCACCGTGCAGGTGCCGCGCGGGTTCTCCGGCCGGATCTACTTCTCCTTCGGGCAGAGGCTGCCGTTCTCGCTCACGCCGGACGGGCTCGTGCAGCCCGCGCCGTGGGCCGGCGGCGACCCGACGCGCGACATCCTGTTCGACTGGAGCGAGCTCACGTACAACGACGACGGGCTGTGGCTGAACAGCTCGCAGGTCGACATGTTCGCGGTGCCGCACTCGGTGAGCGTCACGGGCGCGTCCGGCCAGACGCGCACCACGGGGCGCCTCGTCGCGAACGGGCGCCAGCAGATCATCGACGCGCTCCGCGCCGACCCGGCGTGGGCCCGCAGCGTCGTCACGCGCGCCGACGGCACCGTGCTGCGCGTCCTCGCGCCCGGCAAGGCGGCGAGCGCCGGCCTGCTCAGCGCCACGTACCTCGACGGGTACATCGCCTCGGCGTGGAACGCGTACACGTCCCGCACGCTCACGGTGCAGCCGTTCGGCGACCGGCCCGAGGTCCGGTACACGGGCCGCACGTCCGGCACGACGATGCGGTTCACCGACACCTCGGGCCGCGAGGTCGCGGCGTTCCAGCGGCCGTCGTCGTCCGACGTGTGGGGCTGCGACGGCGCCCTGCACGCGCCGAACGACCAGGTGGTCGGGCCCATCGCGCGCACGCTGTGCGCCGCGCTGTTCCGCGGGACGCTCGGCACCAGCACCACGGAGCCCGTGCTCGACGCGGCGCAGTTCTACCGCAGCACGCCGCCCAACGTGTACGGCCGCGTGGTGCACGAGGCGATGGTCGACAAGCGGGCCTACGCGTTCGCGTTCGACGACGTCGGTGCGTTCGAGTCGCTCGTCCACGACCGCGACCCGCGCAGCGCCCGCGTCGACCTGACCCCGTTCACGGGCGGCACCACGACGGACCCCGGCACCCCGACCACCCCGACGGGCCAGGCGCTCGTCAGCCGGTGGAACGGCAAGTGCCTCGACGTCCCGGGCGGCACGTTCACGGCCGGCAGCCGCGTGCAGATGTGGGAGTGCAACGGCACCGCCGCGCAGCGCTGGCGGGCCGTGGGCGGCGCGCTGCGCGTCGGCCCCGACCAGTGCCTCGACGCCGCGTGGGGCGGCACGACCAACGGGACGCCCGTGCAGATCGCCACGTGCAGCGGGAACGCCGCCCAGCAGTGGCTCCTGACGGCGGCGGGCGACCTGCGCAACCCGCAGTCGAACCGGTGCCTGGACATCGCCGACTGGAACGGCGCCGACGGTGCCCGCCTGCACCTGTGGGACTGCGCCGGCACGGCCAACCAGCGGTGGACGCGCGCCTGA